A portion of the Colius striatus isolate bColStr4 chromosome 1, bColStr4.1.hap1, whole genome shotgun sequence genome contains these proteins:
- the C1H11orf87 gene encoding uncharacterized protein C11orf87 homolog yields MSAKLSNELRLSLPPCLLNRTSATLNTSSTCITQVGQLFQSFSSTLVLIVLVAVIFCLILLSLATFHIHKRKMKKRKMQKAQEEYERDHCTRSSNSSSQHPGTGVQGEAPQGRDSRLGRPPQDLEIQHPSPSVAPSSQQAQACLDTTGAGLLQTVILS; encoded by the coding sequence ATGAGTGCCAAGCTCTCCAACGAGTTGAGGCTGTCCCTGCCGCCTTGTCTCCTGAACAGGACCTCTGCCACCTTAAACACCAGCAGCACCTGCATCACACAAGTGGGTCAGCTCTTCCAGTCCTTCTCATCAACCCTGGTTTTAATTGTCCTGGTCGCCGTCATCTTCTGCCTGATCCTCCTCTCCCTTGCCACCTTCCACATCCacaagaggaagatgaagaaacgGAAAATGCAAAAGGCTCAGGAGGAGTATGAACGGGACCACTGCACCCGCAGCAGCAatagcagcagccagcaccctGGGACAGGGGTGCAGGGAGAGGCACCCCAAGGAAGAGACAGCCGGCTGGGAAGACCTCCCCAGGACTTGGAGATCCAGCACCCCTCTCCTTCAGTAGCCCCGAGTTCCCAGCAAGCACAGGCTTGTTTGGACACAACTGGTGCAGGGCTCCTGCAGACAGTGATTTTATCATGA